atgtgtCCCCCAAGTTTCTTATGTTGAAACCCTGCCTTCTCTGTGATTGTattaggaagtgaagtgaagactTTGAGAAGTAATTAGGATTAGATGAGTTCATGAGAGTGGAGTCCTCATGAATGAAATGAGTGCCCTTATAAGAGTCATAGAAAAGCCTGCTTCCTCTCTATGTTCTCTGTCACGGAAATCACAGTGTGCAATGCAGAAGAGGGCTCTCACCAGAATCTGACCATATTGACACTCTGAACCTCCCAAACTGTAagcaataaatttctattgttttgtaAGCCACCAACTCtattgttacagcagcccaagttGACTAAGACAGTCCAATAACATAGCAATTTTGTTTGTCACTCTACTAACTTCATATAGACACAAGAACTTTAGAGCTCAAAATTTTCAGTTTGGTTTTGTGATTTCCTCTATGTCCTGGGCTTCACTCATCATTGCTACATGTAGAGTTACTGCCTCCCACTTAAATGCCCCTTATTTGTCAAAAGAATAGAGCTGCTTTTTCCTAAAATGCCTATGAGATCATTGGCACTGATTCTGGTATCTGAGCACAGGAAGAAGTTTGCATTAAGAAGTGAATTTTGCAGTGATAAACACATGATGTTGTATTGAGGCTAACACTCTGAAAAAATAATTGGCAAGAAAATATGATTGCCTATAAGGCGGCATTTCAGGACTCCAAATCCATGCCAACTGAAGCTCTAGCATTTCACAAACCAGATGTATTCCTTTAAGCTTTCTTCTCCATAGTAATACTATTAGACAAAAAAACTAGGGCTATAAATTAGAGTTATAAGAAATGACTAACAGCAGcaagaaaaaatatagaatataaatattagTTAAGGTACAGAGATGAGTAAACAACATTTAGAATAAGGGGTAGAGAAGAATCTGCTGagttaaaaagacaaacaaaatacAATGGTTATGAGAACCTTGGAAAGGTCACAGATAATCAAATATCAATGCAAACACAACCTTTTCTCACTAATTTGTTTCCTACTCTaaggtttatatatttttatgaaccACTGTTCAGATATTTTACTATAAATTTTCACTTAATCAACTCATATACTGATTTTCTATTCTATATCTGATTTTAAACCCACAATAAACAAGTGCTCCATGGAATCTATCCTCAGTGTGGTTATGGGTCACCCTAACTCCCGTGTTCTGGAGTCTAGTGACATACATGATTCCATCATCTCTTAATATATCATACTGACAGGTGATGACATAGGTCAGGGGCAGATTACGCAATTTGTTGTCATCAGCCAACAAGGGAGCCGCCCTCACATCTAGAAACCCTGGATACTTTTGCCAGCTTAGAATTACCATAAGTTGGACTGTTATAAAAATGCCCTTTCTTAAACTTCTCAGGGAGCAAAGAACTCCAATTAACAAATTTGAACAGATTGCTTGATTCCACTGGTACATGTTGATTGAAGAACATGGTTTTTTAAGTGATCTGTCCGTGGTAAAGTATCCACTCCACAATCTGACCACGAATGATTTGGTCAGACCAAGAAAATTTGAGTTTTCCCGATATGATGGTAAATCCAGATCAAGAGACTGAAGGGCAGGATAAATTAAAGACTGGGTCTTGAGTTTGATCTTGACATCTGGGTCATCTATGagctgaaaataatttaaagttgATTAAAtagtaatttcatttaaaaatatattttaaatttaaaaacaataactgATATGAGTTAAATTCAGAATCTCAAAAAGATAATCGGAAACAAGAAATATATCTCAAAGAACATTCCAATTTTCAATTATATCTAAGACTAGGTGTATTACTTAAATACTATGAACATAAACagtgatagaacccaggtctcctgcatcgcaggtggtaccatctgagccaacagggaagcccactactTTCCTTATGGATGGGTAAAAAGGCCATCTAATCTgtgattaaaaagcaaaatatatactCTTACTGCTAAGAATGGCAACCAGAGgaaattgatatattttaaataaaatttttatatacatgTTATTACATTaacagagagtcccttggactgcaaggagctccaaccagtccatcctaaatgaaatcagtcctgaatattcattggaaggactgatgctgaaactgaaactccaatactttggccacctgatgcaaagaactgactcattggaaaagaccctgatgctgggaggagaggaaggcaggaagagaaggggatgacagaggatgagatggttggatggaatcactgactcaatggacatgagtttgagtaagctctgggagttagtgatggacagggaagcctggtgggctgcagtccatggggtcacaaagagtcggacaagactgagtgactgaactgaactgatatcaacAGGCAGTAACATTTAAGGAGAAGATCATGTCATTAGGAATTCTAATTCAATGCTGACACTAAACAACTAAATCCTAGGTAAAAGTCTAATTGATTTTAATGTTTAAGTGTTTCAAATATTCAGATTAGTGCATTAAGACAAATGTATCTATAaattaatatgcatatatttggGGTGTACTAAAATTTTTCCATCAATAGGATGTATAACCCAAAATATTTGGGAACCAGTAATACtgagcagatgataccacccttatggcagaaagtgaagagaaactaaagagcctcctgatgaaagtgaaagaggagaatgcaaaagttggcttaaagctcaacattcagaaaatgaagatcatggcatctggtcccatcacttcatgggaaatagatggggaaacagtgtcagactttatttttgggggctcccaaatcactgcagatggtgactgcagccatgaaattaaaagacgcttactccttggaaggaaaggtatgaccaatgtagatagcatattcaaaacagagacattactttgccaacaaaggtccatctagtcaaggctatgttttttcctgtggtcatgtatggatgtgagagttggactgtaaagaaggctgaacaccgaagaattgatgcttttgaactgtggtgttggagaagactcttgagagtcccttggactgcaaggagatccaaccagtccattctgaaggagatcagccctgggatttctttggaaggaatgatgctaaagctgaaactccaatactttggccacctcgtgcaaagagttgactcattggaaaagactctgatgctgggagggattgggggcaggaggaaaagggaacaactgaggatgagatggctggatggcatcaccgactcgatggacttgagtctgaatgaactccgggagttggtgatggacagggaggcctggcgtgctgtgattcatggggtcacaaagagtcagacatgactgagcgactgaaatgaactgaactgaatactgagCATGGGGCTtacctgatggcttagatggtaaagaacctaactgcagggcaggagacccaggtttgatccctggggtgggaagatcccctgtaggagggcatggcaatccactccagaattcttgcctggagaatcccattaagagaggagcctggcaggctgtagtttaTAAGGCtgcacagaggcagacacaaccgaagcgattcagcaagcacacacacaatattaagCATTGCATTTTAGGAGATGTTTCTATGTACATTTATATGGTTCCCACATTGAAATGGCCCAGAATGTCTCATAGATTAGCTTCTCTAACTGTGGTCTCTAGATGCCTAGTACTCAAATGACCCAGGGatttgttagaaatgaaaattcttaatCCTAGCCCAGACTCACTAAATTAAGTTGGGAGGAACCAGCAATGTGTGTTTTGTCATCTTTCGGGTGATTCTGATGCAAGGAAATATTTGAGCTCCACTGGTGTAGGTCATAAACAGTAATTATTGAAACCATATGTACTCTGGTGATGCTCAAAGTATAATGGCTAGATGAAGTTCATTTCTGAAAACTTGATATAGAGTTGAATACATCACAGGACCCTGACATTCTTTCCTTTGATATAAATATgacattttacacacacacaggcatatgtgagtgtacacacacacacacacacacacacaggcctgcaaaagcaaatggcaacaatgtttattttattttatttagatcaAAGGAATTAGAACTAGTtagtagaataaaatatttaaaagttcattactagattattttatgtaaaaataatttctgaatttaAATAACCAGTTCAGTgttttatttcatgtaaaattaCCACATTCCGTTTATCTTGGTACCTAGTATGAAGAATGCTGTTAGATTGTTAAAGGAGTGATAATTattaaatggcttccctggtggtgcagtagtaaagaatctgcctgccaatgcaagagacacaagggaacgtgggttccatccctgggtcatgaatatcctttggtgttggaaatggcaacctgctccagtattcttgcctggaaaatcccatggagagagcctggcgggttacagtcaatgggatcacaaagagttagacgtgactgagtgactaaacacgcACAATTATTAAATAGGTAGCTTACAGGTGACTGATTTAGAGTGAGTTAAGGAGAtccaatggcaacccattccagtgtttttgcctggagaatcccagggatgggggagcctggtgggctgccatctatggggttgcacagagtcagacacgactgaagcaacctagcagcagtagcagcagcaaggagatccaactagtccattctaaaggagatcagtcctgggtgttcattggaaggactgatgctaaagctgaaactccaatactttggccacctcatgcgaagagttgaccaattggaaaagactctgatactgggattggggacaggaggagaaggggacgacagaagatgagatggctggatggcatcaccgactcgatggacatgagttcaagtgaactccaggagttggtgatggacagggaggcctggcatgctgcaattcatggggtcacaaggagtcggacatgactgagtgactgaactgaactgaactgagaagacatacaaaaatattttatacttgacCAATTAATGAAAACTTTACAGATAGCCAAAATCGTGAcctgtagatttaaaaaaataataaacctatattttatttaaaaattttaatgaagtatggttgatttacaatattgtttttgtttctgctgtacagcaaagtgaatcagttataaatatatataatctccactcttttttagactcttttcccatataggccattttCAGAGTATTAAGTAGGATGCCCTgagctgtatagtaggtcctcattagttatctatctcATATGTAGTATTCTATaccaatctcaatctcccaatttattcctcccctttcttccccctggtaaccataagtctgttttcttcatctgtgaatctatttctgtttaaaacattatac
The sequence above is a segment of the Bos mutus isolate GX-2022 chromosome 1, NWIPB_WYAK_1.1, whole genome shotgun sequence genome. Coding sequences within it:
- the LOC138983929 gene encoding arylacetamide deacetylase-like, with translation MMGRKTILLLIVGVLGAYYVYTPLPGNIEELWKLMWVTTCLKTMTHLLIDDPDVKIKLKTQSLIYPALQSLDLDLPSYRENSNFLGLTKSFVVRLWSGYFTTDRSLKKPCSSINMYQWNQAICSNLLIGVLCSLRSLRKGIFITVQLMIATPFFQLFKAKTNKSRVKPKQIIP